Proteins from a genomic interval of Crassostrea angulata isolate pt1a10 chromosome 7, ASM2561291v2, whole genome shotgun sequence:
- the LOC128155575 gene encoding putative autophagy-related protein 11 isoform X1, translated as MLGTAQQQTIAYSKPPPLRPVRVRRVRKANKESAPKPAAPQNNTEEQVPQLVIDVPAQREENQSKAVAMTLTTMRAGLQRAYLDGLEFIRNKISDTETEVTKTRLSFYSCNETDEDSFLQYLKECNDHFLMANNELRRKNIKLEVIDSEMRIVTLLNHLREAAEFDKGEIAFITGFWENIKHTVESFHSLVDKFQTNVLNRLNQNCTSYNNADISLEVSNRYTEEISGYIAELERELTNMRLLMKTYDSGIHQDLFSQNSKFAEKVLVSCDLKAFPILRLAPDLAEKMENVCAIARKWLDRDEQYMYEVNNYIKETRNIAKKREEDLKNQKEKQKKIEKAVKTASILLHNNKEKLQKIESELNSLEGQLNGFKQEKKCKHTEKAQKSSMADFLSITMTQTRKNYNLQMKRQRLVKQVRELEEFLIGLERELSNVEDELMVKSQERILINEKVETSVKTYDTLKTDFEKYSDNLEKLEQEVNILSGQLLQLEIIQTYKTSPENVEQIFDRPQTVKLAPSLKEKIKRKRKGLPVTES; from the exons ATGCTGGGGACGGCACAGCAGCAGACGATCGCTTACTCCAAGCCCCCACCCCTGCGGCCCGTCAGGGTCCGGAGGGTGAGGAAAGCCAACAAGGAGTCGGCGCCCAAACCAGCGGCCCCCCAGAACAATACGGAGGAGCAGGTACCCCAGCTGGTCATAGATGTCCCGGCTCAGAGGGAAGAG AATCAGTCGAAGGCGGTCGCCATGACGCTGACGACTATGCGGGCCGGGTTACAGCGGGCCTACTTAGACGGCCTGGAGTTTATACGCAACAAAATCTCGGACACCGAGACCGAAGTCACCAAAACGAGGCTGTCGTTCTACAGCTGTAACGAGACGGACGAGGACAGTTTCCTACAGTACCTGAAGGAGTGTAATGACCATTTCCTGATGGCGAACAATGAGCTCCGGAGGAAGAACATTAAGCTGGAGGTGATAGACAGTGAGATGAGGATTGTGACTCTGTTAAACCACTTACGTGAGGCCGCGGAATTCGACAAAGGGGAGATCGCGTTCATCACTGGATTCTGGGAGAACATCAAACACACGGTGGAGTCATTTCATTCACTGGTGGATAAGTTCCAGACCAATGTTCTCAATCGTCTCAATCAAAACTGTACCAGCTACAACAATGCTGATATCAGTCTGGAGGTGTCCAACCGTTACACTGAGGAGATATCTGGCTACATCGCGGAGCTAGAGCGGGAACTCACAAACATGCGCCTGTTGATGAAAACTTACGATAGCGGAATTCATCAGGATCTGTTCTCTCAAAACTCAAAGTTTGCGGAAAAAGTGTTAGTCTCGTGTGATCTTAAAGCGTTCCCGATTCTTCGACTTGCTCCGGATTTAGCGGAAAAGATGGAGAATGTTTGTGCTATAGCGAGGAAATGGTTGGACCGTGACGAACAATATATGTATGAAGTAAACAACTACATCAAAGAAACGAGAAATATCGCCAAAAAGAGAGAGGAGGATCTAAAGAACCAGAAagagaaacaaaagaaaatcgAGAAAGCGGTGAAAACGGCAAGCATCCTACTGCACAACAATAAAGAGAAGCTCCAGAAGATCGAGTCCGAGCTAAATTCTCTGGAAGGACAGTTAAATGGATTCAAGCAGGAGAAGAAGTGTAAGCACACAGAGAAAGCCCAGAAATCTAGCATGGCCGACTTTCTATCCATTACAATGACACAGACACGGAAAAATTATAACCTACAAATGAAAAGACAACGTCTAGTGAAACAGGTGCGCGAACTGGAGGAATTTCTGATCGGATTAGAGAGAGAACTTTCAAATGTGGAGGATGAGTTAATGGTGAAATCTCAGGAAAGGATTCTTATAAACGAAAAGGTAGAGACCAGTGTCAAAACGTACGATACGCTCAAAACGGACTTCGAAAAATATTCTGATAATTTAGAGAAACTAGAACAAGAGGTGAATATTCTGTCTGGACAGTTATTGCAGCTGGAAATTATTCAGACTTACAAAACAAGTCCCGAGAACGTGGAACAGATCTTTGATCGTCCTCAGACTGTGAAACTAGCACCGTCGTTAAAAGAAAAGATCAAACGGAAGCGGAAAGGACTTCCGGTGACCGAAAGTTGA
- the LOC128155575 gene encoding ankycorbin-like isoform X4: protein MVDYIGYEKCRGKIFTLSNQSKAVAMTLTTMRAGLQRAYLDGLEFIRNKISDTETEVTKTRLSFYSCNETDEDSFLQYLKECNDHFLMANNELRRKNIKLEVIDSEMRIVTLLNHLREAAEFDKGEIAFITGFWENIKHTVESFHSLVDKFQTNVLNRLNQNCTSYNNADISLEVSNRYTEEISGYIAELERELTNMRLLMKTYDSGIHQDLFSQNSKFAEKVLVSCDLKAFPILRLAPDLAEKMENVCAIARKWLDRDEQYMYEVNNYIKETRNIAKKREEDLKNQKEKQKKIEKAVKTASILLHNNKEKLQKIESELNSLEGQLNGFKQEKKCKHTEKAQKSSMADFLSITMTQTRKNYNLQMKRQRLVKQVRELEEFLIGLERELSNVEDELMVKSQERILINEKVETSVKTYDTLKTDFEKYSDNLEKLEQEVNILSGQLLQLEIIQTYKTSPENVEQIFDRPQTVKLAPSLKEKIKRKRKGLPVTES, encoded by the exons ATGGTGGATTACATAGGATATGAGAAATGTCGAGGCAAAATATTCACGCTTTCA AATCAGTCGAAGGCGGTCGCCATGACGCTGACGACTATGCGGGCCGGGTTACAGCGGGCCTACTTAGACGGCCTGGAGTTTATACGCAACAAAATCTCGGACACCGAGACCGAAGTCACCAAAACGAGGCTGTCGTTCTACAGCTGTAACGAGACGGACGAGGACAGTTTCCTACAGTACCTGAAGGAGTGTAATGACCATTTCCTGATGGCGAACAATGAGCTCCGGAGGAAGAACATTAAGCTGGAGGTGATAGACAGTGAGATGAGGATTGTGACTCTGTTAAACCACTTACGTGAGGCCGCGGAATTCGACAAAGGGGAGATCGCGTTCATCACTGGATTCTGGGAGAACATCAAACACACGGTGGAGTCATTTCATTCACTGGTGGATAAGTTCCAGACCAATGTTCTCAATCGTCTCAATCAAAACTGTACCAGCTACAACAATGCTGATATCAGTCTGGAGGTGTCCAACCGTTACACTGAGGAGATATCTGGCTACATCGCGGAGCTAGAGCGGGAACTCACAAACATGCGCCTGTTGATGAAAACTTACGATAGCGGAATTCATCAGGATCTGTTCTCTCAAAACTCAAAGTTTGCGGAAAAAGTGTTAGTCTCGTGTGATCTTAAAGCGTTCCCGATTCTTCGACTTGCTCCGGATTTAGCGGAAAAGATGGAGAATGTTTGTGCTATAGCGAGGAAATGGTTGGACCGTGACGAACAATATATGTATGAAGTAAACAACTACATCAAAGAAACGAGAAATATCGCCAAAAAGAGAGAGGAGGATCTAAAGAACCAGAAagagaaacaaaagaaaatcgAGAAAGCGGTGAAAACGGCAAGCATCCTACTGCACAACAATAAAGAGAAGCTCCAGAAGATCGAGTCCGAGCTAAATTCTCTGGAAGGACAGTTAAATGGATTCAAGCAGGAGAAGAAGTGTAAGCACACAGAGAAAGCCCAGAAATCTAGCATGGCCGACTTTCTATCCATTACAATGACACAGACACGGAAAAATTATAACCTACAAATGAAAAGACAACGTCTAGTGAAACAGGTGCGCGAACTGGAGGAATTTCTGATCGGATTAGAGAGAGAACTTTCAAATGTGGAGGATGAGTTAATGGTGAAATCTCAGGAAAGGATTCTTATAAACGAAAAGGTAGAGACCAGTGTCAAAACGTACGATACGCTCAAAACGGACTTCGAAAAATATTCTGATAATTTAGAGAAACTAGAACAAGAGGTGAATATTCTGTCTGGACAGTTATTGCAGCTGGAAATTATTCAGACTTACAAAACAAGTCCCGAGAACGTGGAACAGATCTTTGATCGTCCTCAGACTGTGAAACTAGCACCGTCGTTAAAAGAAAAGATCAAACGGAAGCGGAAAGGACTTCCGGTGACCGAAAGTTGA
- the LOC128155575 gene encoding ankycorbin-like isoform X3 — MGWNNQSKAVAMTLTTMRAGLQRAYLDGLEFIRNKISDTETEVTKTRLSFYSCNETDEDSFLQYLKECNDHFLMANNELRRKNIKLEVIDSEMRIVTLLNHLREAAEFDKGEIAFITGFWENIKHTVESFHSLVDKFQTNVLNRLNQNCTSYNNADISLEVSNRYTEEISGYIAELERELTNMRLLMKTYDSGIHQDLFSQNSKFAEKVLVSCDLKAFPILRLAPDLAEKMENVCAIARKWLDRDEQYMYEVNNYIKETRNIAKKREEDLKNQKEKQKKIEKAVKTASILLHNNKEKLQKIESELNSLEGQLNGFKQEKKCKHTEKAQKSSMADFLSITMTQTRKNYNLQMKRQRLVKQVRELEEFLIGLERELSNVEDELMVKSQERILINEKVETSVKTYDTLKTDFEKYSDNLEKLEQEVNILSGQLLQLEIIQTYKTSPENVEQIFDRPQTVKLAPSLKEKIKRKRKGLPVTES, encoded by the exons ATGGGCTGGAAT AATCAGTCGAAGGCGGTCGCCATGACGCTGACGACTATGCGGGCCGGGTTACAGCGGGCCTACTTAGACGGCCTGGAGTTTATACGCAACAAAATCTCGGACACCGAGACCGAAGTCACCAAAACGAGGCTGTCGTTCTACAGCTGTAACGAGACGGACGAGGACAGTTTCCTACAGTACCTGAAGGAGTGTAATGACCATTTCCTGATGGCGAACAATGAGCTCCGGAGGAAGAACATTAAGCTGGAGGTGATAGACAGTGAGATGAGGATTGTGACTCTGTTAAACCACTTACGTGAGGCCGCGGAATTCGACAAAGGGGAGATCGCGTTCATCACTGGATTCTGGGAGAACATCAAACACACGGTGGAGTCATTTCATTCACTGGTGGATAAGTTCCAGACCAATGTTCTCAATCGTCTCAATCAAAACTGTACCAGCTACAACAATGCTGATATCAGTCTGGAGGTGTCCAACCGTTACACTGAGGAGATATCTGGCTACATCGCGGAGCTAGAGCGGGAACTCACAAACATGCGCCTGTTGATGAAAACTTACGATAGCGGAATTCATCAGGATCTGTTCTCTCAAAACTCAAAGTTTGCGGAAAAAGTGTTAGTCTCGTGTGATCTTAAAGCGTTCCCGATTCTTCGACTTGCTCCGGATTTAGCGGAAAAGATGGAGAATGTTTGTGCTATAGCGAGGAAATGGTTGGACCGTGACGAACAATATATGTATGAAGTAAACAACTACATCAAAGAAACGAGAAATATCGCCAAAAAGAGAGAGGAGGATCTAAAGAACCAGAAagagaaacaaaagaaaatcgAGAAAGCGGTGAAAACGGCAAGCATCCTACTGCACAACAATAAAGAGAAGCTCCAGAAGATCGAGTCCGAGCTAAATTCTCTGGAAGGACAGTTAAATGGATTCAAGCAGGAGAAGAAGTGTAAGCACACAGAGAAAGCCCAGAAATCTAGCATGGCCGACTTTCTATCCATTACAATGACACAGACACGGAAAAATTATAACCTACAAATGAAAAGACAACGTCTAGTGAAACAGGTGCGCGAACTGGAGGAATTTCTGATCGGATTAGAGAGAGAACTTTCAAATGTGGAGGATGAGTTAATGGTGAAATCTCAGGAAAGGATTCTTATAAACGAAAAGGTAGAGACCAGTGTCAAAACGTACGATACGCTCAAAACGGACTTCGAAAAATATTCTGATAATTTAGAGAAACTAGAACAAGAGGTGAATATTCTGTCTGGACAGTTATTGCAGCTGGAAATTATTCAGACTTACAAAACAAGTCCCGAGAACGTGGAACAGATCTTTGATCGTCCTCAGACTGTGAAACTAGCACCGTCGTTAAAAGAAAAGATCAAACGGAAGCGGAAAGGACTTCCGGTGACCGAAAGTTGA
- the LOC128155575 gene encoding putative autophagy-related protein 11 isoform X2, which translates to MATLPRTSGQLGALSMQPGALPNSVRRKKTKPSKPKQEKIEEKLVEENQSKAVAMTLTTMRAGLQRAYLDGLEFIRNKISDTETEVTKTRLSFYSCNETDEDSFLQYLKECNDHFLMANNELRRKNIKLEVIDSEMRIVTLLNHLREAAEFDKGEIAFITGFWENIKHTVESFHSLVDKFQTNVLNRLNQNCTSYNNADISLEVSNRYTEEISGYIAELERELTNMRLLMKTYDSGIHQDLFSQNSKFAEKVLVSCDLKAFPILRLAPDLAEKMENVCAIARKWLDRDEQYMYEVNNYIKETRNIAKKREEDLKNQKEKQKKIEKAVKTASILLHNNKEKLQKIESELNSLEGQLNGFKQEKKCKHTEKAQKSSMADFLSITMTQTRKNYNLQMKRQRLVKQVRELEEFLIGLERELSNVEDELMVKSQERILINEKVETSVKTYDTLKTDFEKYSDNLEKLEQEVNILSGQLLQLEIIQTYKTSPENVEQIFDRPQTVKLAPSLKEKIKRKRKGLPVTES; encoded by the exons ATGGCAACTTTACCAAGAACTTCTGGGCAGCTTGGAGCTCTTTCTATGCAGCCAGGCGCTCTCCCAAACAGCGTCAGAAGGAAAAAGACCAAACCTTCCAAACCCAAACAGGAGAAAATAGAGGAGAAACTTGTGGAAGAG AATCAGTCGAAGGCGGTCGCCATGACGCTGACGACTATGCGGGCCGGGTTACAGCGGGCCTACTTAGACGGCCTGGAGTTTATACGCAACAAAATCTCGGACACCGAGACCGAAGTCACCAAAACGAGGCTGTCGTTCTACAGCTGTAACGAGACGGACGAGGACAGTTTCCTACAGTACCTGAAGGAGTGTAATGACCATTTCCTGATGGCGAACAATGAGCTCCGGAGGAAGAACATTAAGCTGGAGGTGATAGACAGTGAGATGAGGATTGTGACTCTGTTAAACCACTTACGTGAGGCCGCGGAATTCGACAAAGGGGAGATCGCGTTCATCACTGGATTCTGGGAGAACATCAAACACACGGTGGAGTCATTTCATTCACTGGTGGATAAGTTCCAGACCAATGTTCTCAATCGTCTCAATCAAAACTGTACCAGCTACAACAATGCTGATATCAGTCTGGAGGTGTCCAACCGTTACACTGAGGAGATATCTGGCTACATCGCGGAGCTAGAGCGGGAACTCACAAACATGCGCCTGTTGATGAAAACTTACGATAGCGGAATTCATCAGGATCTGTTCTCTCAAAACTCAAAGTTTGCGGAAAAAGTGTTAGTCTCGTGTGATCTTAAAGCGTTCCCGATTCTTCGACTTGCTCCGGATTTAGCGGAAAAGATGGAGAATGTTTGTGCTATAGCGAGGAAATGGTTGGACCGTGACGAACAATATATGTATGAAGTAAACAACTACATCAAAGAAACGAGAAATATCGCCAAAAAGAGAGAGGAGGATCTAAAGAACCAGAAagagaaacaaaagaaaatcgAGAAAGCGGTGAAAACGGCAAGCATCCTACTGCACAACAATAAAGAGAAGCTCCAGAAGATCGAGTCCGAGCTAAATTCTCTGGAAGGACAGTTAAATGGATTCAAGCAGGAGAAGAAGTGTAAGCACACAGAGAAAGCCCAGAAATCTAGCATGGCCGACTTTCTATCCATTACAATGACACAGACACGGAAAAATTATAACCTACAAATGAAAAGACAACGTCTAGTGAAACAGGTGCGCGAACTGGAGGAATTTCTGATCGGATTAGAGAGAGAACTTTCAAATGTGGAGGATGAGTTAATGGTGAAATCTCAGGAAAGGATTCTTATAAACGAAAAGGTAGAGACCAGTGTCAAAACGTACGATACGCTCAAAACGGACTTCGAAAAATATTCTGATAATTTAGAGAAACTAGAACAAGAGGTGAATATTCTGTCTGGACAGTTATTGCAGCTGGAAATTATTCAGACTTACAAAACAAGTCCCGAGAACGTGGAACAGATCTTTGATCGTCCTCAGACTGTGAAACTAGCACCGTCGTTAAAAGAAAAGATCAAACGGAAGCGGAAAGGACTTCCGGTGACCGAAAGTTGA
- the LOC128155575 gene encoding ankycorbin-like isoform X5, with amino-acid sequence METLLQEENQSKAVAMTLTTMRAGLQRAYLDGLEFIRNKISDTETEVTKTRLSFYSCNETDEDSFLQYLKECNDHFLMANNELRRKNIKLEVIDSEMRIVTLLNHLREAAEFDKGEIAFITGFWENIKHTVESFHSLVDKFQTNVLNRLNQNCTSYNNADISLEVSNRYTEEISGYIAELERELTNMRLLMKTYDSGIHQDLFSQNSKFAEKVLVSCDLKAFPILRLAPDLAEKMENVCAIARKWLDRDEQYMYEVNNYIKETRNIAKKREEDLKNQKEKQKKIEKAVKTASILLHNNKEKLQKIESELNSLEGQLNGFKQEKKCKHTEKAQKSSMADFLSITMTQTRKNYNLQMKRQRLVKQVRELEEFLIGLERELSNVEDELMVKSQERILINEKVETSVKTYDTLKTDFEKYSDNLEKLEQEVNILSGQLLQLEIIQTYKTSPENVEQIFDRPQTVKLAPSLKEKIKRKRKGLPVTES; translated from the exons ATGGAGACACTTTTACAAGAAGAG AATCAGTCGAAGGCGGTCGCCATGACGCTGACGACTATGCGGGCCGGGTTACAGCGGGCCTACTTAGACGGCCTGGAGTTTATACGCAACAAAATCTCGGACACCGAGACCGAAGTCACCAAAACGAGGCTGTCGTTCTACAGCTGTAACGAGACGGACGAGGACAGTTTCCTACAGTACCTGAAGGAGTGTAATGACCATTTCCTGATGGCGAACAATGAGCTCCGGAGGAAGAACATTAAGCTGGAGGTGATAGACAGTGAGATGAGGATTGTGACTCTGTTAAACCACTTACGTGAGGCCGCGGAATTCGACAAAGGGGAGATCGCGTTCATCACTGGATTCTGGGAGAACATCAAACACACGGTGGAGTCATTTCATTCACTGGTGGATAAGTTCCAGACCAATGTTCTCAATCGTCTCAATCAAAACTGTACCAGCTACAACAATGCTGATATCAGTCTGGAGGTGTCCAACCGTTACACTGAGGAGATATCTGGCTACATCGCGGAGCTAGAGCGGGAACTCACAAACATGCGCCTGTTGATGAAAACTTACGATAGCGGAATTCATCAGGATCTGTTCTCTCAAAACTCAAAGTTTGCGGAAAAAGTGTTAGTCTCGTGTGATCTTAAAGCGTTCCCGATTCTTCGACTTGCTCCGGATTTAGCGGAAAAGATGGAGAATGTTTGTGCTATAGCGAGGAAATGGTTGGACCGTGACGAACAATATATGTATGAAGTAAACAACTACATCAAAGAAACGAGAAATATCGCCAAAAAGAGAGAGGAGGATCTAAAGAACCAGAAagagaaacaaaagaaaatcgAGAAAGCGGTGAAAACGGCAAGCATCCTACTGCACAACAATAAAGAGAAGCTCCAGAAGATCGAGTCCGAGCTAAATTCTCTGGAAGGACAGTTAAATGGATTCAAGCAGGAGAAGAAGTGTAAGCACACAGAGAAAGCCCAGAAATCTAGCATGGCCGACTTTCTATCCATTACAATGACACAGACACGGAAAAATTATAACCTACAAATGAAAAGACAACGTCTAGTGAAACAGGTGCGCGAACTGGAGGAATTTCTGATCGGATTAGAGAGAGAACTTTCAAATGTGGAGGATGAGTTAATGGTGAAATCTCAGGAAAGGATTCTTATAAACGAAAAGGTAGAGACCAGTGTCAAAACGTACGATACGCTCAAAACGGACTTCGAAAAATATTCTGATAATTTAGAGAAACTAGAACAAGAGGTGAATATTCTGTCTGGACAGTTATTGCAGCTGGAAATTATTCAGACTTACAAAACAAGTCCCGAGAACGTGGAACAGATCTTTGATCGTCCTCAGACTGTGAAACTAGCACCGTCGTTAAAAGAAAAGATCAAACGGAAGCGGAAAGGACTTCCGGTGACCGAAAGTTGA